The genomic window gaaatgaGGAAAAGTAAGTTgcgtgtggtatgataaaagccaatgtgtgtattctaagtgtGCACGGTTTAGAACACAGACATTGGCCGGTGATgcgcggataatttatacgctttttggcattgtttttacgtagtttttagtaggatctagctactttttagtatatttttattagttttcaagaaaaattcatatttctggactttaatatgagtttgtgtatttttctgtgatttcaggtattttctggctgaaattgagggacctgagcaaaaatctgattcagaggctgaaaggactgcagatgctcttggattctgacctccctgcactcgagaTGGATTTTCTatagctacagaaacccaattggcgtgctctaaattgtgttggaaagtagacatcttgggctttccagcaatatataatagtccacactttgttcgagttttgacaacacaaactggcatttaaacgctaacTTCATGccttattctggcgttaaacggcagaactgagttacaagctagagttaaatgcccaaactggcaccaaaactgacgtttaactccaagaagagtctctacacgtgaaagcttcaatgctcagcccaagcacacaccaagtgggccccgaaagtggatttctgcactatctgcacttagttacttattttctgtaaccctagctactagtttagtataaaaactacttttagtgatttattttatatccttgattagttttatgctatcatagatcatTGTACATGTTTGgtggctggcctcacggccatgcctagacctttcacttatgtattttcaacggtggagtttctacaccccatagattaaggtgtggagctctactgttcctcatgaattaatgcaaagtactattgtttttctattcaactcaagcttattcttattctaagatattcattcacacacaagaacatgatgaatgtgatgatcaagtgacactcatcaccattctcacttatgagcgcgtgcctgacaaacacttccgttctacatgaaaacaagcttgaatgcatatctcttggattcctgattcacgatcaaagtcttcgtggctagaattattggtggccattcctgagatccgtaaagtctaaaccttgtctgtgttattccaagtaggatccggGATGGGATGGCTGTGAccagcttcaaactcgcgagtgttgggcgttgtgacagacgcaaaaggatcaatggatcctattccaacatgagtgagaaccgacagatgattagccttgcggtgacaacgcacttggaccattttcactgagaggacggatgatagccattgacaacagtgatcccccaacatacagcttgccatggaaaggagtacgaatgattgaatgaagacagtaggaaagcagaggttcagaaggaacaaagcatcttcatacgcttatctgaagtcccacaaataaattaaataagtatttctatcttattttatattttatttatcttttaattattgaaacctcataaccatttgaatctgccagactgagatttgcaagatgaccatagcttgcttcaagccgacaatctctgtgggatcgacccttactcacgtaaggtttattacttggacgacccagtgcacttgctggttagttgtgcggaattgtgaaaaagagttgagattacgatcatgcgtaccaagttttgggcgtcattgttagagatcacaatttcgtgcaccagccggGTAAAAATAGAAACcacacaagcaaaagaaaaacatGTGTTCCTCAATTAAGTGGTCTAGGTTGCAAATAAAGAATAAGCAAGAGATTAAAGAACAAGCaaacctaggtaaccacaactaaagtgaattgagtatTTGATATTGGAAATTGAAATTGTGCAAGCGAAAGCGCAAGATGAATATAAAATGGCACAattaacaataaccaattcaatgatgaaaagaaaactacttgTTCATCATGACACATAATGCAATAGTCACATAATAAAGGTACTTATTGCAAAAAGTGACAAGCtagataagaatcaagtcaagtcactcaaacaaatgcaaagcattaaaaacaaacaagTGCCTTGTAATGTgatgaatttgatatgaaaatcatgatgaacaagtaaattcaactcaattcactaaagtaaaattGCACAATTCATAATTAAgttgccaaacaaggataaagtttaatgcatatggtagctacaatatatgaatcaaactcacaattcatctaggcaattaaacaaagactTGATactcagtgcacatattcatcaaaaATTAAACCAAAACTTAAGCatgaagcaacccaatcaacatcgatcaaacacttgcaacttattcaattaacaaataactaaacaaaaactaatataatttcTAAAATAAAAGTGATAtgcaaacaaaataaacaaaaacaagcagaaaatagagtgaaaggggaagaagagagaggAAGAAAATAGAAAGGAAGAGATAGAGAGAAGGGTAGAAGAGAATAGTATGAAACAGGGGAgggaccacgcgtacgcatgggtgacgcgtgcgcgtggtgctTGCAAAAATGGgtatcaacgcgtacgcgtgaaggacGCGTATGCTTGATAGGCAGAAAATGGAagatggcgcgtacgcgtgaaatAGAGACAATGcaaggtgacgcatacgcgtggaaagCAAAATTTCAAAGATTCTGCATTCGGACTATGTGTACGATCGCCATGGGCAGAGGCCTTGAATGGACGTGTGCCCACACACAGAAaggcaaaaatttttttttttgggaatggatcatgtgtgcgtgtgcacacaagTCCGTGCGCGCGCACAGAAGCAGAAAGGAGTGGGGTTcatgcgcacaagctgtgctagcgctcccaacagagTGGGTGTAagggggtgtgcgtacgcataaagtGCGCAAAAAGATGGTTGCGTGCGTACACACAAagacgtgcgcacgcacaaagtGCTAGAAACAGGGTAATGCGCACGGACAAAGCGTGCAGGCACTCTCAGCAGAGGGCATAAAAgcttgtgtgcgtatgcacaggttggTGCGTATGCACAGGACGCAAAATTCTGTTgttgtgtgcgtgcacacaagggtgtgcgcacgcacatgccctatttttcccaaaaaaatttcttcaaaatcTAAGGCTATAAGCCTTAACCCAAGAAAAGctcaaccccaaaacattcaaAAACCAATAAATTCATTATCCATACAGAAATTAACCTAACaattctcaaaattaaactaattctaagctaaccaaatcaagcaaacatgcaataaaCCAAAATTATAAACATGGAAAGGGTAAGAACAATGTTCCCATGgtgaggtgtctcccacctagcactttggtttaatgtccttaagttggacttatggagagctctaATGGAGACTTGTGCTTACATTCATCTTAGAACTTCcaacaatgcttgaatctccaaaatTTCCAATTGATTGCACTAAGCTTGGATGGAGTGTCCAACAAGCTATGAGCTacgaacaaaaaaaaaagaaaaaacaaaagcaaacaagaaaaatatattcacaatatcaacatattcacaatagcaaaCAAAAATCAAGATATTCACATaccaacatattcacaatagcaaaaaataagcaagcaacatatgaacaatcaaccaaaaataagttattcacactattcacaataTGCACAATAGCCAAGAATACAGCACCATTGTAactcccggcaacggcgccaaaatttgaaaaaaagagaGATTTGTAGGTTAGGAGTTTCACAAAATAGAttttcattgcaagtatagctccgaaccaacaattgacctcaatcaaattttaatctaaagatgagtcacaattcaaaacaaatatataaactgagagtatttatctcccgggtcgtcttccttaggagttgcaatgaaatgtgcATATTATTGGCGATGAgggattttttggggttttggttgaaagaggcaagaaatataaattgcaagtaattaaacaagcatgcaagaaattaaataaaaagcaattaaagcaataaaaagggaacaaaagtcACAAAAAGAGCTCTTGGTAGGAATTGGGAactaaggattcctatcctagttatggaccacaaacatggtacttgtgtggaattaatcccaattagtcaatcctaacatcgagaattagtcaaaagggcatattTGATCCCAATCCACATGTCCTtaccaactctattaatggaaggcttagtgttagtggaaaccaaatcaattaacaatcctcacacaatgtggaatcgACATCCACCACTCATGTTCACCCAAttacccaatttctcaaccaagagtgtgaaaaacttgGCAAAAacctaaccaagcattttgtcaaacacttggagggcataaaataaaagcatgataaaataacaatgaaTAATAAATGCTATAACTAATAAGCAAGTAAagtaagaatagcaactcaattaaataataaaagggcatgaaacataaattgcattaaatgtaaatcaaaataacaacagtattcatcaacatacaaaataaccaaaatgagaaattaacaaggtaaactaaggaaattaagacaatagaacaaagaaaggtagaagaaactagatgaaaacaagaactAAAAATAGTAATtacaaagaaattaaactaagaaaccctaattctagagagaaggggaagcttctctctctagaaaatagcctacataatgctaaactaaccctaattccccCCCCCTTCACATGGAATGAGGCCTCCTTTGATATAGTAAGAATCTGCTTCAGAGAGTCCCAAAACTgggctttggaggcccagaaatcgccctcagcgatTTGCAATAATAAGGTCACGTGCTgtctgtgacgcgtacgcatgggtcatacgtacgcgtcgtctggcattttctttccacgcgtacgcgtcatgtcacgcgtacgagATGCCGTCGACGATGCACCTCTCACGCGTgtgcgtctgtcacgcgtgcgcgtcgctctgaGCATTccaaatccttgcttttccatgacttctccactttgcatgcttttctctttatttcttccatccaatacttgccttatgaatttgaaatcactcaacaatatatcaaggcatcgaatgggataaaagtggaataaaattggttaaattaagcacaaaatatcatgttttcacaattaggcacaatttagggagaaaacacaaaagtatgctatttagatgaataaatatgggtttatgtgatgaaatccactcaaatcaaaccaaaatgtatcatcaaatatggattcatcattgTACATCGATGCCATTCGACGCTTCagggcttcctctctaatccgagctctttctcggacttttgggagtaggtcgagttcttttTTTTGTGCTTGGGAGTTGATGTCTTCATTGTTGAAGATCACCCTAGGGGATCCATTTATCGACTTCAacgggaatcattgcctccattctatAAGCAAGTCGGAAGAGGGATTCACCTGTAGTGGAGTGCGGTGTTGTCTGATACGCCCATAGGACTTGGGGGAGCTCCTTGGCCCAGGCTTCTTTTGTGTCCTGTAATCAACGTTTTAAACCGAAAAATATGACCTTGTTTGCGGCCTCCGCCTGTCcgttagcttgtgggtgttctaccgaggtgaactggtgcttgatttttagATTTGCTTGATTTCTGAAGTCCGTATGGGTGAACTGAATCCCATTATCCATGGTGATGGAGCGGAGGACCCCAAACCTTATGAAAATATTTCTGTATAAGAATTTTTGACTTCTCTGGTAGGTGACGGCGGCCAGCGGTTCTGCCTCGATctactttgtgaagtagtctattcctatgatgagaaatttgacttgtcctgacccctgggGAAATGGTCCGAGGAGGTCAagcccccactttgcgaatggccagggtgaggtgatGCAAATGAGCTCTTCaggtggggcgatgtggaagttcgCGTGTTTCTGGCATGGAAGGCATGTTTTGACGAACTCGGCCGCTTTCTTCTGTAGGGTCGGCTAGTAGAAGCAGGCTCCGAGCACCTTTTTGGATAGAGCCCGGGCACCAAGGTGATTGCTACACATGCCGCTGTGAATGTCTTCTAGGACCTCCCTTGCGGCAGAGGTCAAAACGCACTTCAAGAGGGGTGTTGAACCCCATCTTCTGTACAGGACATTGTGTACCAGAGCAtagtattgtgcttcccgttTGAGCCTTTTTGCGTCTTTCTTTTCTATGGAAAGTGTTTaggacttgaggtagttgattatagaGGTCATCCACCCTTGGTCCTGGTCTGATATGCTTAACACCTTCTCCTCCCTTAAGGTTGATAGGTGCTGCaaggtttcttggatgaggcttctattgttgccccctagcttggtgctggctagttttgagagtgcgtcagctcgggcattttgctcCCGGGGTATGTGTCGGATCTCATATCCGCTGAAGCTACCGAGCTATTCTTTAGTTTTGTCCAGATACTTCTTCATAGTGGAATATTTTGCCTAGTAGCTTCCATCTATCTGAgaggtgattacttgtgagtcgctgaagatggtaagcttttgtGCTCTAACTTCTCTAGCCAGCTTCAATCCGGCCAGTAGGGCTTTGTACTATGCTTGATTGTTTAAGGCGAGGAATTCAAATCTTAGAGAAAGCTTGAGTTGGGTTCCTTGGTCGCTATCTAAGAGGACGCCTGCTCCACTCCTGGCTTTGTTCGATGAGCCATCGACATAGaggttccattctgtgggagtcCCCGGTGTGTCAGTGTTCTCCGCGACATAGTCGGCCAAGTACTGGGATTTGAGAGCAGTTCAAGCTTCAGACTTGAGGTCGAACTCAGACAGCCCGACTGCCCGTTGCAGGATTCTACCGGCCAGGTCTGTTTTCTGCAGGATGCCTTTCATGGGTTGATTAGTGCGTACTCTGATGGTGTAGGTTTGAAAATATGGTCGGAGTCTTCGGGACGTAAGTATGAGGaagtaggcaaatttttctatcttttgatagtttagttcggccccttgtaaagccttgctgacgaagtagatgggttgttgtcgTTGTCATCTTCTCTGACcaatgctgaggctattgcccgactttgACGGCGAGGTATAGTATCAGTTCTTCTCCTGGTTTAGGTCGGGTCAGGATGGGTGGTCATCCCAGGAATGATTTGAAGTCCTGGAAGGCTTTCTCACACTCTGGAGTCAATTCGAACTTCATTCCTTTCCTTAGTATTGTGTAGAAGGGGACAGATCTTAGGGCCGATCCGGCCAAAAATCTGGACAAGGACGCTAGTCATCCATTCAGTTGTTGTACCTCCTTTACGCGGGTCGGGCTTCTCATATTGAGTACAGCTCGACACTtgtccgggtttgcttcaatgcCTCCCTGGGTTAGCATGAACCCTAGGAACTTGCAGGCCTCTACTATGAAAGTACATTTCGTGGGGTTTAGCCTCATCCCGTACTTCCTTATGGTGCCAAACACTTCGATTAGGTCGGATAGCAGTGTGTCTtctttttgtgttttgattagcatatcgtccacgtagacttccatcagCTTTCCGATGTGATCGGCGAATACCTTGTTCATTaacctctgatatgtggcccccACATACTTGAGTCTGAACAGCATTACTACGTGGCAGTAGTTTATTTTCGGGGTTAGGAACGAGGTTTTCTCCTGGTCTGGTTTATTCATTGGTATTTGATTATACCttgagtatgcatccatgaacgAAAGGTATTTGTATCTCGAGTATGCGTCTACCAGGGTGTCGATGTTTGGGAGAGGGTaggggtcttttgggcaggctttattgaggtcaGTGTAGTAtatgcacattcgccacttttcATTTGGCTTTCTTATCAGCACGACGTCGGCCAGCCACAGTGGATACttaacctcccttatgaaccctgcctctagCAATGCTTGCACTTGTTCCTCCATGATTTGCGATCTCTCCGGGCTGAGCTTGATGCGCTTTTGTTGTACTGGTCGAGACCCGGGGTATACTGCTAATTTGTGACACATTAAGCCGGGATCTATGCCAGGCATATTAGCGGCTTTTCTGGCGAAGAGGTTAGAGTTTTCCTTTCAAAGCCTGACTAATAGCTCATTTAGGTCCTCCTTCAAGTTCGCTCCTATACTTGTTGTTTTGTCTTAGGTGTCTCGATTTGTACCTATTCGGTCTCGCCTTCCGGCTGAGGACGGAGTTCTTCGCGAACCCGGGCTTCTCCGAGTTCGATGGCGTTAGCCTCTTTTCCTCTGGGATCGCCCTTTaagttcaggctttcattgtagtaTCGTCGCGCGAGTTTCTGGTCACCTTTGATGGAAGCTATGCCCTCCGTTGTAGGGAATTTCATGCACAAGTGTGGAGTGGAGACTACTACAGTGAGTTGGTTTAGGGTTGTTCGGCCTATGAGTACGTTGTACGCGGAGTTCACATCGACCACGAGGTGGTCTATTCTTAGCACCCTGGACCCGACTCCCTTCCCCAAGGTAGTGTGTAGCGGGATGTATTTGAGGGGTTGGATCGGAGCGTCTCCCAGCACAAATAGGCTGTTGGGGTATgcttttaattctttttcttcgagcctgagcttgtcgaaggcggatttaaataGGATATCTGCCGAGCTTTCCTAGTCAACCAGCGTTCTTTGGAGGTTAGCATTGGTTAAATATGATAGCGATGACCACAAGATCGTCATGCCCAGGGATGATGCGGGCAGCGTCTTCCTTGGTGAAAGAGATGGTTGGGAGGTTGGGCGACCTGCTCTCTTCTCCGACGTGGTATATTTCGTTAAGGTGGCTTTTGCGGGATGACtttgagatccctcctcctgGGAATCCTTCGTTGCTCATATGAATATGCCTCTTCGGGGTATGAAGGGGGCGTTCGGTTCGTCCTCCTTCTTCGTCCCTCATTCCCTTCTTAGGATCGTGCGTTCTGTTAGCTAAGAATCGATCTAGTCTTCCTTCTTGGGCCAACTTCTCTATGAGATTCTTCAAGTCGTAGCATTCATTGGTAGGATGCCTGTAGAGTTTGTGGTATTCGCAGTATTCGGTCCGACTTCCTCCCCTCTTGTGCTTGATTGGACGGGGTGGTGGGATCTTTTCTGTCTTGCATATTTCCCCGTAGACGTCCACTAGggatacccgaagaggggtataGTTATGGTACTTTCTAGGTTTCTCTGTGGGTTGATCCTCCTTTTTCCATGGCTCCTTGTCCTTGTCCCGGGAGGGGTAGGAGAAGCCAGTTTTAGAGGTTTTCCCCAGTCGGGCTTTTACCTTCATGTTAATGTATTTTTCGGCCCGCTCTTGTACTTCGTCCAAGTACGTAGGGTGTTTCTTGGATATGGATTAGCTGAAGAGTCCCTCTCACAGGCCGTTGATAAGCCCCATGATTGTTACTTCTGTAAGGAGATTTTGTATGTCAAGGCATGCTTTATTAAATCTTTCCACATAGTTTCGGAGTTTCTCCCGATCTCCTCgtttgattcctagtagacttggAGCGTGCTTGGCTTTGTCTTTTTGAATGGAGAACCTGGCTATGAACTTCTTAGCAAGATCATCAAAGCTGGTAATCGACCTTAGGggtaggctgtcgaaccactttatagcTGTTTTGGTGAGAGTGGTTGGGAAGGCCTTGCAGCGAGTTGCGTCCGAGGCGTCTGTGAGGTACATCCGACTTCTAAAGTTGCTGAGATGATAGCTTGGATCGGATGTTCCGTCATATGGGGTCATGTCgggggctttgaagtcctttgggacctTTGTCTTCATGATTTCTTCCGTGAATGGGTCTTGTTAATTGTGAGGACTAGCTTCACAGTTGGATCAAAAAGTCCTGGACTTGAGGTCAGCTTCGAGCTTCTGGAGTTTTTCTTCTAGCTCTCTGCGTCGTCTTGTTTctcttcgtaggtctctctcggcCTCCCGTTGTCGCTCGGCCTCTCGTTCAAGCTGTTTGAGGCAATCTTGTTGTTTGCGGATGGCATCTAGGATCTTTGTGTTTTGAGGTTGTTTTTCCCCCTTGGAATGGTGCGTTTCCTTTGGCGATGGGGGAAGGGGTGCGAAATCCGGGTTTTTTGTTGGTGTACCATCTTCTAATCCGGAGGTGTGGTCATTGTTTGGAAGGTTGTTTGCCatgatggtgggatgacttctagggtccccagcaacggcgccaatgtaccgagggttacctgaaacattgaggtcgatctcagatgagatgTCCTGATTCGGTTGAGTCtgccgtgtctgacttgttggagcTGAGGT from Arachis ipaensis cultivar K30076 chromosome B09, Araip1.1, whole genome shotgun sequence includes these protein-coding regions:
- the LOC107615571 gene encoding uncharacterized protein LOC107615571; this translates as MKTKVPKDFKAPDMTPYDGTSDPSYHLSNFRSRMYLTDASDATRCKAFPTTLTKTAIKWFDSLPLRSITSFDDLAKKFIARFSIQKDKAKHAPSLLGIKRGDREKLRNYVERFNKACLDIQNLLTEVTIMGLINGL